One part of the Oceanidesulfovibrio indonesiensis genome encodes these proteins:
- the rbr gene encoding rubrerythrin has product MAQSKSVRGTQTEKNLMASFAGESMARNRYTYFAGKAKDEGYVQIANIFTETADQERMHAKRFLSFLEGGGVMVEYEFPAEIIRGTYENLLAAAAGEHHENTEMYPGFAEVAREEGFPQIALLWENVSNAEVFHERRYLELAENIDKGRVFKREEKVTWRCIKCGFVHEGAEPPNTCPACLHPKAWYELICTNW; this is encoded by the coding sequence ATGGCGCAGAGCAAGTCCGTCCGCGGCACCCAGACCGAGAAGAACCTCATGGCCTCGTTCGCGGGCGAATCCATGGCCCGCAACCGCTACACCTACTTTGCGGGCAAGGCCAAGGATGAAGGCTACGTGCAGATCGCGAACATCTTCACCGAAACAGCCGACCAGGAGCGCATGCACGCCAAGCGTTTCCTCAGCTTCCTGGAAGGCGGCGGCGTGATGGTGGAGTACGAGTTCCCGGCCGAGATCATCCGCGGCACGTACGAGAACCTGCTGGCCGCGGCAGCCGGCGAGCATCACGAGAACACGGAGATGTATCCCGGTTTCGCCGAGGTGGCGCGCGAGGAAGGTTTCCCGCAGATCGCTTTGCTCTGGGAGAACGTGTCCAACGCCGAGGTTTTCCACGAGCGCCGTTACCTGGAGCTGGCCGAGAACATCGACAAGGGCCGCGTGTTCAAGCGCGAGGAAAAGGTCACCTGGCGCTGCATCAAATGCGGCTTCGTGCATGAGGGCGCGGAACCGCCGAACACCTGTCCGGCCTGCCTGCATCCCAAGGCATGGTACGAGCTGATCTGCACCAACTGGTAG
- a CDS encoding cyclase family protein produces the protein MSKIIDISMPLTPDCPTFPGDPAVTFETYMDVDRGDPYRATRLSMLNHAGTHVDAPAHFVRDGVSVDRIPLETLVGPAHVAQTDACRIGPQDLDACAGEVAQRRLLLKTPNSARPDLYEQPFREDFCSLTPEGARWVADKGFLLVGIDCASAELIDDAEHEAHRILLEAGIVILEWIVLAHVAPGPYELTCLPLKLGGLDGAPARAILRPLA, from the coding sequence ATGTCCAAAATCATAGACATATCCATGCCGCTGACGCCCGATTGCCCGACGTTTCCCGGCGATCCGGCAGTGACATTCGAAACCTACATGGACGTAGATCGGGGCGATCCCTACCGCGCAACCCGCCTCTCCATGCTCAACCACGCCGGGACGCATGTCGACGCTCCGGCCCATTTCGTGCGCGATGGCGTGTCCGTGGACCGCATTCCGCTGGAAACCCTTGTGGGGCCGGCGCATGTGGCGCAGACTGATGCCTGTCGCATCGGGCCGCAGGACCTGGATGCCTGCGCCGGCGAGGTCGCGCAACGCCGGCTGTTGCTCAAGACGCCAAACTCCGCGCGGCCGGATCTCTACGAGCAGCCCTTCCGGGAGGATTTCTGCTCGCTCACTCCGGAGGGCGCCCGCTGGGTAGCGGACAAGGGCTTTCTGCTCGTGGGCATAGACTGCGCATCGGCCGAACTTATCGACGATGCCGAGCATGAGGCACATCGCATCCTGCTTGAAGCGGGCATCGTCATCCTGGAGTGGATTGTGCTCGCGCACGTGGCTCCCGGCCCGTACGAACTCACCTGCCTGCCGCTCAAGCTCGGCGGACTGGACGGCGCACCGGCGCGGGCCATTCTGCGTCCCCTTGCATAA
- a CDS encoding DUF1318 domain-containing protein, translated as MRMFRNAMLFTTLFAVAACVTVNIYFPTQQVDKTAEQIVDQVYGIEQPEGGNGDVPEQNGGSSSIRDAFRMVAGYFGPAVAHAQDATTVSNPAIRQLKNQIAANHNQLKPYYEKGAVKIGKDGMLVVANTSGLSVAEQAELKRLVRADNQARSSLYNEVAKALDISQSEVGKIKDIFAKHWREKAPASWLQ; from the coding sequence ATGCGCATGTTCCGCAACGCCATGCTTTTCACGACGCTTTTCGCTGTGGCCGCCTGCGTCACGGTCAACATCTATTTCCCAACCCAACAAGTGGACAAAACCGCCGAGCAGATCGTGGACCAGGTATATGGCATAGAACAGCCGGAGGGCGGCAACGGGGACGTGCCGGAACAAAATGGCGGCAGCTCCAGCATACGCGATGCATTCCGAATGGTGGCAGGATATTTCGGTCCTGCCGTGGCCCACGCCCAGGATGCGACCACCGTGTCCAACCCGGCCATCCGGCAGCTGAAGAACCAGATCGCGGCGAACCACAACCAACTCAAGCCGTACTACGAAAAGGGCGCGGTGAAGATAGGCAAGGACGGTATGCTGGTCGTCGCGAACACCTCCGGGCTTTCCGTGGCCGAGCAGGCCGAACTCAAACGACTGGTGCGGGCGGACAACCAGGCCCGGTCTTCGCTGTACAACGAGGTGGCCAAGGCGCTGGACATCTCACAGTCCGAGGTCGGCAAGATCAAGGATATATTTGCCAAACACTGGCGGGAAAAAGCACCGGCGTCCTGGCTGCAGTAA
- a CDS encoding sulfite exporter TauE/SafE family protein produces MFRNTLEKWHLFLVGALGFVLASPVGAMAQEAAAAGAIDNHPWWFWPLILLFFCFILGIVAVLAGVGGGVLYVPLVSGFFPFHIDFVRGAGLMVALAGALAAGPGLLKRNMASLRLALPMALIASTCAIIGAVLGLYLSALDPRIVQGALGATIVFIAALLAFSKNTERPVVTKQDAVGMALGIQGMYHDAGSGEDVPWKTHRTLIGMLLFIVIGVMAGMFGLGAGWANVPVLNLLMGAPLKVSVSTSKFLLSITDTSAAWIYLNQGCVIPLMAIPSIIGLMLGSFVGVKLLAKAKPKFIRYMVIGVLLFAGLKAIDKALGIGLLG; encoded by the coding sequence ATGTTTCGTAACACACTCGAAAAATGGCATCTCTTCCTGGTGGGAGCGCTAGGGTTCGTACTTGCGAGCCCGGTTGGCGCAATGGCCCAGGAAGCGGCCGCGGCTGGAGCCATTGACAACCATCCGTGGTGGTTCTGGCCGCTTATTCTTCTGTTCTTCTGTTTCATCCTCGGCATCGTGGCCGTGCTTGCCGGCGTTGGCGGCGGCGTGCTCTACGTGCCGCTGGTGAGTGGATTCTTCCCGTTCCATATCGACTTCGTGCGCGGCGCCGGCCTCATGGTTGCGCTCGCCGGCGCGCTGGCGGCCGGCCCCGGCCTGCTCAAGCGCAACATGGCGAGCCTGCGCCTGGCGTTGCCCATGGCGCTCATCGCGTCCACCTGCGCTATCATCGGCGCTGTTCTGGGTCTGTATCTGTCGGCTCTCGATCCCCGCATTGTCCAGGGCGCTCTGGGCGCGACCATCGTGTTCATCGCCGCTCTGCTGGCCTTCTCCAAGAACACGGAGCGGCCGGTGGTCACCAAGCAGGACGCCGTGGGCATGGCTCTCGGCATTCAGGGCATGTACCACGATGCGGGCTCCGGCGAAGACGTGCCGTGGAAGACGCACCGCACCCTCATTGGCATGCTTTTGTTCATCGTAATCGGCGTCATGGCGGGCATGTTCGGCCTCGGCGCGGGCTGGGCCAACGTCCCCGTCCTCAATCTGCTGATGGGCGCACCGCTCAAGGTGTCGGTTTCGACCTCCAAGTTCCTGCTTTCCATCACGGACACCTCGGCAGCCTGGATCTACCTGAACCAGGGCTGCGTCATTCCGCTCATGGCCATTCCGTCCATCATCGGGCTCATGCTGGGCTCCTTCGTGGGCGTGAAGCTCCTGGCCAAGGCGAAGCCGAAGTTCATCCGCTACATGGTCATCGGCGTGCTGCTGTTTGCCGGGCTCAAGGCGATCGACAAGGCCCTCGGCATCGGCCTGCTGGGCTAA
- a CDS encoding DUF1634 domain-containing protein, with translation MADMTKTMTCEAPPEQIKYANLLFWGSWLGIFLMIITYLIYITGVLQPAVSMQDVTSNWTQPRIKVTSYGPHHEIEEFKICGKEVECSISDPDVVGGVAAYSKITNSPTGWDWAKQLGKGDFLNFLPIAFLAVLTIICYFTLIPAYFRCKEYVYAGIVIAEIIVLAAAASGLVGGGAH, from the coding sequence ATGGCTGATATGACAAAGACCATGACCTGCGAGGCCCCGCCGGAGCAGATCAAATACGCCAACCTCCTGTTCTGGGGGTCGTGGCTCGGCATCTTTTTGATGATCATCACGTACCTCATCTACATCACCGGTGTGCTGCAGCCCGCCGTGTCGATGCAGGACGTCACGTCCAACTGGACCCAGCCGCGCATCAAGGTGACATCCTACGGACCGCACCACGAGATCGAGGAGTTCAAGATCTGCGGCAAGGAAGTGGAGTGCTCCATCAGCGACCCCGACGTCGTGGGGGGCGTGGCCGCGTACAGCAAGATCACCAACTCGCCCACCGGGTGGGACTGGGCCAAGCAGCTGGGCAAGGGAGATTTCCTTAACTTCCTGCCCATCGCTTTCCTCGCCGTGCTGACGATTATCTGCTATTTCACGCTCATCCCGGCGTATTTCAGATGCAAGGAATATGTGTACGCCGGCATCGTCATTGCGGAGATCATCGTTCTGGCGGCAGCGGCCTCCGGCCTGGTCGGCGGCGGCGCCCACTAG
- a CDS encoding ATP-binding protein, giving the protein MPEEDTLRYPEELRENICLWETEGRVRIAAVGTGPGFLSLLDIIYNERFQQFLPDMDLVGVAEPGLNRAKLEYAKSLGIPIYDTLEALLEDFPDVNLVVEHTGLRKTTARLRKLLPDNVSLIDNTGTVFLCGLHDLAQANAYCQVTLDRHRTLLQAIIDEVREDILLLDSHGRVVDCNRNVLEKAGKHKEDFIGKQFFEADIPEGGMFCSIEGDEHCAYVQALKTGEKTEAMFTRVDEEGNLKYYRIYAYPIMSETGRINHVVVMRRDITERTRRERMQQQAEKLAVVGEMSTYLAHEIRNPLFAIAGFTNSLLKSDTATPKEREKLEIIAKETARLEHLLSSILKFSRPSAAEVDKVNLNDVADETATLMRMGYEHQGYVIEFRPTQTIPLIKAEPELVKQCIVNLIKNSVEAMPRGGSLQVRTGREGDMVILEVIDKGHGMSELQMDQAFSPFYTTKEQGCGLGLAMIRKIVDEFGGSVRLKSKEGEGTTVTLSFLPVLAEGLGEGAEWVQGGSSKEGGAAPQIVSREHDGRGNAKAEEIGSSTNQN; this is encoded by the coding sequence ATGCCCGAGGAAGATACGCTTCGCTACCCCGAGGAGCTCCGTGAGAATATTTGTCTTTGGGAGACCGAAGGCAGGGTGCGCATAGCCGCCGTAGGCACCGGGCCGGGGTTTCTTTCCCTGCTGGACATAATCTACAACGAACGTTTTCAACAGTTTCTACCCGACATGGACCTTGTCGGGGTGGCCGAGCCCGGGCTCAACAGGGCAAAACTCGAGTACGCCAAGTCTTTGGGGATTCCTATCTACGACACGCTGGAGGCCCTGCTCGAAGACTTCCCGGACGTGAACCTCGTGGTGGAGCATACAGGGCTCCGAAAAACCACAGCCAGGCTCCGCAAGCTGCTGCCGGACAATGTGTCGCTCATCGACAACACCGGCACAGTCTTCCTCTGCGGATTGCACGACCTCGCGCAGGCCAACGCGTATTGCCAGGTCACCCTGGACAGACACCGCACCCTGCTGCAAGCCATTATCGATGAAGTCCGCGAGGACATCCTGCTGCTGGATTCCCACGGCCGGGTGGTGGACTGCAACCGGAACGTCCTGGAAAAGGCCGGCAAGCACAAGGAAGATTTCATCGGCAAGCAGTTCTTCGAGGCGGACATTCCTGAAGGTGGGATGTTCTGCAGCATCGAAGGCGATGAACACTGCGCCTATGTTCAGGCGCTGAAGACCGGCGAAAAGACCGAGGCCATGTTCACCCGCGTGGATGAGGAAGGAAACCTGAAGTATTACCGCATCTACGCGTATCCCATCATGAGCGAAACGGGACGCATCAACCACGTGGTCGTCATGCGCCGGGACATAACGGAGCGCACGCGCCGCGAACGGATGCAACAGCAGGCCGAAAAACTCGCCGTGGTCGGCGAGATGTCAACCTATCTGGCTCATGAGATACGCAACCCGTTGTTCGCCATCGCCGGATTCACCAACTCCCTGCTCAAGTCGGACACCGCGACTCCGAAGGAACGCGAAAAGCTGGAGATCATCGCCAAGGAGACGGCGCGTCTCGAACACCTGCTCTCTTCCATCCTCAAGTTCTCCAGGCCCTCGGCCGCGGAGGTCGACAAGGTCAATCTCAATGACGTGGCGGACGAGACCGCAACTCTCATGCGTATGGGCTATGAACACCAGGGATATGTCATCGAATTTCGTCCCACGCAGACCATTCCGCTCATCAAGGCCGAGCCGGAGTTGGTCAAACAGTGCATCGTCAATCTCATCAAGAACAGTGTGGAGGCCATGCCCAGAGGAGGCAGTCTGCAGGTACGCACAGGCCGCGAAGGGGACATGGTGATTCTTGAAGTGATAGATAAAGGCCACGGCATGAGCGAGCTCCAGATGGATCAGGCCTTCAGCCCATTTTATACCACCAAGGAGCAGGGCTGCGGCCTGGGGCTTGCCATGATCCGCAAGATCGTGGACGAGTTCGGCGGCTCTGTCCGCCTCAAAAGCAAGGAAGGTGAAGGCACCACTGTCACGCTGTCCTTTCTGCCCGTGCTGGCGGAAGGGTTGGGGGAAGGCGCGGAATGGGTCCAGGGCGGGTCGAGCAAGGAGGGCGGGGCGGCGCCGCAGATAGTGTCCCGGGAGCACGACGGGAGGGGCAACGCCAAGGCCGAAGAGATCGGGTCGTCCACCAATCAGAATTGA
- a CDS encoding DVU_1551 family NTP transferase: protein MSSTAPGPNFTHAASPGVVGVVLAAGISSRMGELGPKPLLPLHGQAVLERAVTLLQQAGIGAVLTVLGHRADEIAPLAKRAGARVLLNERYEEGMFSSVLAALRELERWNISPDAAAILPTDCCLVRPAIVRDLLAVHADIPESIIKPSYRGLTGHPVIVPASRFPAVLGHDGREGLRGALAPFPCVEAPVWDRHSTWDMDSPEDYARAQRAARRLHSPTAAECFALLEDVRRLPPQAVAHGAAVARVAQLLACRINSVSDASSRSDLPNALDVDLVTAAGLLHDIAKGAPDHEHEGGRVLRALGLPEVAAVAETHRDFSLEADEPVTESAVVYLADKLVYGPRLVTVEERFAQKIECFAENPAEVDAIRGRRSRALAMHERIAAIIGEPPYDYARRELMDAQGLVRWSLRNMDAIPC, encoded by the coding sequence ATGAGTTCGACGGCGCCCGGCCCCAATTTTACTCACGCCGCCAGCCCCGGTGTGGTCGGAGTGGTTCTCGCCGCCGGGATCTCCAGCCGCATGGGTGAGCTGGGCCCCAAGCCGTTGCTGCCGCTGCACGGCCAGGCCGTTCTTGAACGCGCCGTCACTCTGCTGCAGCAGGCCGGCATCGGCGCTGTCCTCACAGTGCTCGGACACCGCGCGGACGAAATCGCACCGCTCGCGAAACGCGCCGGAGCGCGCGTACTGTTGAATGAGCGCTACGAGGAGGGCATGTTCTCTTCCGTGCTCGCCGCACTGCGGGAACTTGAGCGCTGGAATATCTCCCCTGACGCGGCGGCCATCCTGCCCACGGACTGCTGCCTCGTCCGCCCCGCAATTGTGCGCGACCTGCTCGCAGTGCATGCGGACATCCCGGAATCGATCATCAAGCCGAGCTATCGCGGCCTGACCGGCCATCCCGTTATCGTCCCGGCCAGCCGTTTTCCCGCAGTGCTCGGCCACGACGGCCGCGAAGGGTTGCGAGGCGCGCTCGCCCCCTTTCCATGCGTGGAGGCGCCGGTATGGGATCGCCACTCGACCTGGGACATGGACTCCCCCGAAGACTACGCCAGGGCGCAACGCGCCGCCAGGCGGCTCCATTCCCCCACGGCCGCGGAGTGTTTCGCCCTGCTGGAAGACGTGCGGCGCCTGCCGCCCCAGGCCGTGGCCCACGGCGCGGCCGTGGCGCGTGTGGCGCAGCTGCTGGCGTGCCGGATCAACAGTGTGTCCGACGCATCGTCTCGAAGCGACCTGCCGAATGCGCTTGATGTGGATCTCGTCACGGCCGCCGGACTCCTGCACGACATCGCCAAGGGAGCGCCGGACCACGAGCATGAAGGCGGACGGGTGCTGCGCGCGCTGGGGCTGCCCGAGGTGGCTGCCGTGGCCGAGACGCACCGCGACTTCTCCCTCGAAGCGGATGAGCCGGTTACTGAATCCGCAGTGGTCTACCTGGCGGACAAGCTGGTGTACGGCCCCAGGCTGGTGACCGTGGAGGAACGATTCGCACAGAAGATCGAGTGTTTTGCCGAGAATCCGGCTGAGGTGGATGCCATTCGCGGCCGGCGTAGCCGCGCCCTGGCCATGCACGAGCGAATCGCCGCCATCATCGGCGAACCACCGTACGACTACGCACGGCGTGAACTCATGGACGCGCAGGGGCTTGTGCGCTGGTCCCTCAGGAACATGGACGCCATTCCCTGCTGA
- the dapA gene encoding 4-hydroxy-tetrahydrodipicolinate synthase: MQFRGALTALVTPFRNGAFDEEAYRAFIDWQIEQGIDGVVPCGTTGESATLSHEEHKRVVRTCVEHVAGRVPVLAGAGSNNTKEAIELAKDARDVGADGLLLITPYYNKPTQEGLYQHFKAIAAEVDLPFIVYNVPGRTGVNLLPETLARMARDIPQVVGTKDATANLRQVSDIAEQCGKDFMLLSGDDFTVLPLLSVGGCGVISVVSNIAPAWMAGLCKAFEEGDLEKAREYHFKLQPLSRGCFLETNPSPAKTALSMMGRIPMEFRLPMVPLQPENEEKLKKLLADAGLI, translated from the coding sequence ATGCAATTTCGCGGCGCACTCACCGCTCTGGTGACTCCCTTCCGGAACGGCGCCTTCGACGAGGAGGCGTACCGCGCATTCATAGACTGGCAGATCGAGCAAGGCATCGACGGCGTGGTTCCCTGCGGCACCACGGGCGAGTCCGCCACGCTCTCCCACGAGGAGCACAAACGGGTGGTGCGCACCTGCGTGGAGCACGTGGCAGGTCGCGTGCCCGTGCTGGCCGGCGCCGGATCCAACAACACCAAAGAAGCCATCGAGCTTGCCAAGGACGCGCGCGATGTGGGCGCGGACGGACTGCTGCTCATTACGCCGTACTACAACAAACCCACGCAGGAAGGTCTGTACCAGCACTTCAAGGCCATTGCCGCCGAGGTGGACCTGCCCTTCATCGTGTACAACGTGCCGGGCCGCACCGGCGTGAATCTTCTGCCGGAAACCCTGGCCCGCATGGCCCGGGACATCCCGCAGGTAGTGGGCACCAAGGACGCCACCGCGAACCTGCGCCAGGTCTCGGACATCGCCGAGCAGTGCGGCAAAGACTTCATGCTCCTGTCCGGCGACGATTTCACCGTGCTGCCGCTCCTTTCCGTGGGTGGCTGCGGCGTCATCTCCGTGGTTTCCAACATCGCTCCGGCGTGGATGGCCGGTTTGTGCAAGGCGTTCGAAGAAGGCGACCTGGAAAAAGCTCGCGAGTACCACTTCAAACTCCAGCCCCTCTCGCGCGGCTGCTTCCTGGAAACCAATCCTTCGCCGGCCAAGACGGCGCTTTCCATGATGGGAAGGATTCCCATGGAATTCCGGCTGCCCATGGTGCCGCTGCAACCCGAAAACGAAGAAAAACTCAAGAAGCTGCTCGCCGACGCGGGTCTCATCTAG
- a CDS encoding permease, which yields MPAVAGLRDKGASKGAAASFLTATPETGVDSVAVTWVMLDPLMAVLRPVAAVVSAIAAGLAVNATARPDPPKPTLLPMAPPVAEPSGQGQAVSRPGLKSRIVKGMRYGFVDLAGDVGPWFLIGVAVAGAMTVFLPPGFIQDHVGGRWGGYLLALALSLPIYVCATASTPLAAALAWQGLSPGAALVFLLAGPATNIASLMVTARILGKRETAAYLAALVICALLMGLAADAIYASVNMGGVWAGGDIEEGAGLFEHLTALAFLVLAYLGLRSKRSGGTCG from the coding sequence TTGCCCGCGGTCGCGGGTTTGCGAGACAAGGGGGCGAGCAAAGGCGCCGCCGCATCGTTTCTCACCGCCACGCCGGAGACCGGCGTGGATTCGGTGGCCGTCACGTGGGTCATGCTCGATCCGCTCATGGCCGTGCTGCGGCCTGTTGCTGCGGTTGTATCGGCCATCGCCGCCGGGCTGGCCGTGAATGCGACGGCGAGGCCCGATCCGCCGAAGCCCACGCTGCTGCCCATGGCTCCACCCGTCGCTGAGCCCTCTGGGCAAGGTCAGGCAGTCAGCCGCCCGGGCCTCAAGTCCAGGATCGTAAAAGGCATGCGTTATGGGTTTGTGGATCTTGCCGGAGATGTGGGGCCGTGGTTTCTCATAGGGGTGGCCGTGGCCGGCGCCATGACGGTTTTCCTGCCGCCGGGGTTCATTCAGGACCATGTAGGCGGACGCTGGGGCGGCTACCTGCTGGCCCTGGCCTTGTCGCTGCCCATCTACGTATGCGCCACAGCATCCACGCCACTGGCCGCGGCATTGGCCTGGCAGGGGCTTTCTCCAGGAGCGGCGCTCGTTTTCCTGCTGGCCGGACCGGCTACGAACATTGCCTCCCTGATGGTCACGGCGCGCATCCTTGGCAAGCGGGAGACCGCAGCCTACCTCGCCGCCCTGGTGATCTGCGCCCTGCTCATGGGTCTGGCAGCCGACGCCATCTATGCATCCGTAAACATGGGCGGCGTTTGGGCCGGCGGAGATATAGAGGAGGGGGCCGGCCTGTTCGAGCATCTGACCGCTCTCGCGTTCTTGGTGCTCGCGTACCTTGGACTCCGCAGCAAACGCTCCGGGGGGACCTGCGGCTGA